In a single window of the Gadus macrocephalus chromosome 6, ASM3116895v1 genome:
- the LOC132459656 gene encoding uncharacterized protein LOC132459656: protein MAESGDRKWSPFICSRSRQQTKVRSFLSSDQLTDVVTTRQGRAIRPPQQEYLTKEYGRREEIYSLLLYNPDPKLSETMVEQVVEKGMGVMPRERNHRGSSSPSVMEDTTKEAPEGPSGAAPNHPRVEVEARVTESRQMDGEARLDLSLKLLELWGNKEATRKLLESLDCSWAGRTLEEEEEEEDWEEEEDVEDLKAQTEEDLACRDRTPTDPHGLSLDEQGMHEELEETMRAIQAGVLRMEMKAVWRAHRRNLARFRHVLRVWRSTWRPRSPLSPTSPGENPSATDRLGGTYLESGEEEEEAIRRLEERREEEEARLMERQWKTWMDNQEMANKKDTERGGEEKGQDVKPPRPCQDQGCSMPTKETLGQTLFEATGDSGARSTTVGNANGIVTQMQKLRTFRRMKRWLTGINDKKWMTLEEEVEELLLTTENSCMRYFCFNCMKKRYLQLKYQSRLKQ, encoded by the exons ATGGCAGAGTctggggacaggaagtggtctCCTTTCATCTGTTCCAG GTCCAGACAACAGACAAAGGTGCGCAGCTTCTTGAGTTCGGATCAGCTCACCGATGTGGTGACGACCCGCCAGGGCCGAGCTATCAGGCCGCCTCAACAGGAGTACCTCACCAAGGAGTATGGCCGGAGAGAGGAGATCTACAGCCTGCTTCTGTACAATCCTGACCCCAAGCTGAGTGAGACGAtggtggagcaggtggtggagaaggggatGGGGGTGATGCCAAGAGAGAGGAATCACAGAGGGTCTAGTTCGCCCTCCGTCATGGAGGACACGACTAAGGAAGCCCCAGAGGGACCCAGTGGCGCCGCACCAAACCATCCtagagtggaggtggaggctcgGGTGACAGAGTCCCGCCAGATGGACGGAGAAGCACGTCTGGACCTGAGCTTAAAGCTGCTGGAGCTGTGGGGCAACAAAGAGGCCACGAGGAAACTGTTGGAGTCACTGGATTGCTCCTGGGCTGGCAGGAcgctggaagaggaggaggaggaagaggattgggaggaggaggaggatgtcgAGGACTTGAAAGCGCAGACTGAGGAAGATCTGGCATGCCGGGACCGGACCCCGACGGACCCCCACGGTTTGTCATTGGACGAGCAGGGGATGcatgaggagctggaggagaccaTGAGGGCGATCCAGGCAGGGGTCCTGCGGATGGAGATGAAGGCCGTGTGGAGGGCTCACCGTCGTAACCTGGCACGCTTCAGACACGTCCTCCGCGTGTGGCGGAGCACGTGGAGGCCCCGGAGCCCTCTGAGCCCCACCAGCCCTGGAGAGAACCCGTCCGCAACGGACAGACTCGGGGGAACATATCTAGAgtcaggtgaggaggaggaggaggccataAGGCGTCTTGAGGAACGacgagaagaggaagaggcaaGGCTGATGGAGAGACAGTGGAAGACCTGGATGGACAACCAGGAGATGGCAAATAAGAAGGATACGGAgcggggaggtgaggagaaggGGCAGGATGTTAAGCCCCCACGACCCTGCCAGGACCAGGGTTGTTCAATGCCTACGAAGGAAACCCTGGGCCAAACGCTGTTTGAAGCAACGGGTGACTCAGGAGCCCGTTCCACCACAGTGGGTAACGCCAATGGCATCGTCACGCAGATGCAGAAGCTTAGAACCTTTAGGAGAATGAAGAGGTGGTTAACCGGCATCAATGATAAGAAGTGGATGACCCTGGAGGAAGAAGTCGAAGAGTTACTTCTGACAACTGAAAACAGTTGCATGAGATATTTCTGTTTTAACTGCATGAAAAAAAGATACCTTCAATTAAAATACCAGAGCAGACTAAAACAGTGA